GCGGCCCGAAAAGCGAGTGCTATCAACCATTACTTCTTCTCCCAGGCGACGCAGGTCTGCTTCTGACGGCCGAGCTTGTCGATACCCAGCTCAATGACGTCGCCGGCCTTGAGATAGACCGCCTCGGGCTTGATGCCCATGCCGACGCCCGGAGGGGTGCCGGTGGTGATGATGTCACCCGGCAGCAGGGTCATGAATTCCGACAGGTAGCTCACGATGGTCTTCACATCGAAGATCATGGTGGACGTGTTGCCGGTCTGGCGGCGCTGGCCGTTCACGTCCAGCCACATGCCGAGCTGCTGCACGTCGCCCACCTCGTCGGAGGTGACGAGCCACGGGCCGATGGGGCCGAAGGTGTCGCAGCCCTTGCCCTTGTCCCAGGTGCCGCCACGCTCGATCTGGTACTCGCGCTCCGACACGTCATTGATGAGGACGTAGCCGGCCACGTGATCGAGCGCCTCGTCCTTCGTGACGTAGGAGGCGCGCTTGCCGATGACGATGCCCAGTTCCACTTCCCAGTCGGTCTTCTTCGAGCCGCGCGGGATCACCACGGCGTCGTTCGGACCCTGGATGCAGGAGGTGGCCTTCATGAAGACCACCGGCTCGGACGGGATCGGCAGGTTCGATTCCGCCGCATGGTCGGTGAAGTTCAGGCCGATGGCGATGAACTTGGCCACGTTGGCAACCGGCGCGCCATAACGCGGCGTGCCCTCCACCACCGGCAAAGACGACACGTCCAGCGTCTTCAGCTTGGCCAGCCCCTCGGGCGTGATGGCCTCACCGGTGAGGTCGGAGATGACGCCCGACAGATCGCGGATCTTGCCGGCCTCATCGAGGAGGCCGGGCTTTTCCTGGCCCGCGGGGCCGTAACGCAGAAGCTTCATGGAATTTCGTTCGCCTCAGTGGGTGTAGGGGCGCGAGAGCTTGCACTCGGGGTTCAGGCGCACGCCGAAGCCGGGGGTGTCGTCGAGCTTCAGGCGGCCGTTCACCGGCACAGGCTCGTCGAGCAGGAGCGGCGTGAACATGGGCACCACCTGATCTGGCACCGGGTGCATCATCAGAAACTCGGCAAACGGGCTGTTATGCCGGGTGATCACGAAGTGATAGCTGTAGACGGACGAGCCGTGCGGCACCACGAGCACGCCGGCCGCATCCGCGAGCGCCGTGATCTTGATGAGCTCGGTGATGCCACCGCACCAGCCCACGTCCGGCTGGATGATGTCGCAGCACTCCATGTCCAGCAGCATCTTGAAGCCCCAGCGGGTGGCCTCGTGCTCGCCGGTGGTGATAAGGTGGCCCTTCGGCGCGTTCTTCTTGAGCGCCGCATAGCCCCAGTAGTCATCCGGCGGCAGGGCTTCCTCGGTCCACTTCAGGCCCATCTCGTTCCAGGCGATGGTGGAGAAGCGCGTGGCATATTCCACGTCCAGCGCCATCCAGCAGTCCTGCATGAGCCAGAAGTCCTTGCCGACCTTGTTCCGCATGTCGTTGAGGATGTCGAGGTTCTTGCGAAGCCCCTCCTCGCCCTCTGCCGGACCATGGTGCAGCGCCATCTTGCCGCCGATGAAGCCCATCTCCTTGGCAAGATCGGGCCGGGCGCCGGTGGCATAGAACTGGAGCTCGTCGCGCACCGCGCCGCCGAGCAGGTGATAGACCGGCTCCTTGCGCCACTTGGCGAGCAGGTCCCAGAGTGCCAGGTCCACGCCCGAGATGGTGTTCACCACCAGACCCTTGCGCCCGTAATAGAGCGTCGAGCGGTACATCTGGTCCCACATCAGCTCGATGTCGGTGATCTTGGCGCCTTCGATGAAGCGGGCGAGGTGCTTCTCGACGATCCAGGCGGCGGGCTCGCCGCCAGTGGTCACCGCAAAGCCCACCGTGCCGTCGGAGGCCTCCACCTCGACCACCAGCGTGCCGAGCACGTTGATGCCGAAGGTGCGCCGGCTCTGGCGATAGGCCGGATACTTGGACATGGGGGTCGCGATGTGGTCGTCGATCCAGTGGGTGCCCTGCTGGTCGTGATAATCGCCGCCCCCGCCGCGCACCACATAGGCGCGCACTTCACGAATGGTAGGCACGGACATCAACGGTCTCCTCGAGCAGTCACAGGGGTGGCGCCGGCCACGGGCTGGCGGGCTGCGCCCAGCGCCAGGATGGCGAGGACGCCGATGAAGGTGGTGGCGGCGAGCACATAGAGGCCGGCCGGGGCACCGAAGGTCGCATCGGCCCAGTTCTTCACATTGGGGGCGAAGAAGCCGCCGAGGGCGCCCATGGCGTTCACGAGGGCGATGCCGGCGGCCGCCGCCACGCCGCCAAGATAGCGGGTGGGGAAGGTCCAGAACATCGGTTGCACGGCGATGAAGCCGGCGGCAGCGAAGCACAGGGCGACCAGCGCGACGGCGGGCGGTGTGCCGGCGGAAACCGCGATGCCGGCACCCGAGACGGCGAGGGTCAGGGCCGCGAGGCTGCGGTGTTTGCCGGTCTGGTCCGCGAGGCGCGGAATGAAATAGGTCGCGGCCATGGCGCAGATCCACGGGATCGCAGCGACGAGACCCACTTCAAGGCCCACCTTCTTGCCGAGCAGCGCGGCCACCTGCGTCGGCAGGTAGAAGACGACGCCATACACGCTCATCTGGATCAGGAAGTAGATCACCACGAAGTGGAGAATGCGCGGATTGGCGAACGCCGCCTTGAGGCCGGCATGGCCGTGGCTTTCCTTGGCCTTCTCCTCCGTGGCGATGGCCGCCACCAGCGCCTTGCGCTCGTCGGCGGGCAGCCATTTGGCATCGGCGGGCTTGTCGTCGAGATACCAGAAGGCCCAGATGCCGACGATGCTGGCCAGCAGGCCCTCGATGAGGAACATCCACTGCCACCCTTCGAGGCCCCACGCGCCGTGGAACTCCAGCAGCAGGCCGCTGAGCGGGCTGCCCAGGATGAAGGAGATGGGCGCGCCGAAATAGAATAGGCCGAGGATCTGGCCGCGCTTTTCCTGCGGGAACCAGTAGGTGACGTAGAGGATCACGCCCGGAAAGAAGCCGGCCTCCGCCGCGCCGAGCAGCAGGCGCAGGGCATAGAAGGACATCTCGCCTTGGGTGAACATCATGGCGGCCGAGACGAGGCCCCAGGTGACCATGATGCGGCACATCCAGATCTTGGCACCGACCCGGTGCATGATCAGGTTGCTGGGCACTTCAAAGGCCGCATAGGTCAGGAAGAAGAGGCCGGCGCCGAGCGCATAGGCGGCAGCCGAAATGCCGGCGGACGCCTGGAAGGCATCCTTGGCAAAGCCGATGTTCGCGCGGTCAAGAAACGCCAGCACGTACATGAGCAACAGAAAGGGCACGAGGCGAAGGCGCGCGCGCGCGACCGCCCGTTCGAGCGTCGGGTTGGACACCATGATGGCGTTTCCTCAGGGACTGAAGTTGGGGGAGTGGTGCATCCCATATTGTGGGACGTCATCTTATTATGTAGGATGATGATTAGGAGAGGTTTCGGAGGGTGTCAATGTCCGTTGCTAGCGTTGGAAACGGTCCGGACGAGAGCGGCCCCGAAAGCAAGGCGGCGGGTCCCGCCGGCAGCCAGGCCGTGATGCGCGCGCTTGACGTGCTTGAGGCCGCCGCGTCCGACCCCATCGATCTCGGCACCCTCGCCTCAAGCCTCGGTCTCACCCGCAGCACGGCGCACCGCCTTGCCAGCGGTCTGGCTGCGCGCGGCTATCTGCGGCTTGCGCCCGGCGAGGGCTATTCGCTCGGCCCGAAGGTCATGGAACTCGGGGCACGGGCGCGGGCCCAGCGCCCCCTCGCCCGCATCGCCCGTCCGCATCTGGAAGCGCTGGCGTCCGAGACCGAGGACACGGTTCATCTCGGCGTGCTGGAAGGGGACTGGGCGCTCTATCTCGACAAGCTGCCTGGACGTCGGCGTTTCGAGATTTCCTCCCGCGTGGGTGAGCGCCACCCGGTCTGGTCCACGGGCCTTGGCAAGGCGCTGATTCTCGACGGGGATGCGGCGACCTGGGAGCGCTTCTTCGAGATCGGCTCCGCACGCGGCCCGAACCGCGAGCAGGCGCGCACCGCCTGGCTCGGGCGCATGAGCAATTATGCCGACTGGGGCTACGCCTTCGACCTGGAGGAAAACGAGCCGCGCGTGCGCTGCGTGGCGGCGCCGATCCGCGATGCCTCGGGCCTCACGGTCGGCGCCATCAGCGTCTCCAGCGCCTCCCATTACATGGACGATGCCCGGATGAAGGCGCTGTCGCAGATGGTGACCGGAACGGCGGACCGGATCAGCGGCGAGCTTGGCTGGCGGCGCAGGCCGTCGGGCCAATAGGAAAGCATCGCTGAGCGGGGCTGCGGCATAAGGACCGGCGTCGCGCCGCTCACCTCGCCGCGAGCGGGCTTGATCCGCCCATAATTTAATCTATCTGTGCAGTGGAAATGAGGAGACAGACCATGTCCCGACTGCCCCTGCGCACCATTGCCGATGCCCCCGAAGCCGCCCGCCCCTTCCTCGAGACGGCCGAGAAGAACAACGGCTATCTGCCCAACCTGCTGCGCGTGCTCGCCAACGCGCCGGTGGCGCTTGAAACCTATCTGACGGTCTCCGGCATCAACGCACGCGCCTCGCTGAACCTCTCCGAGCGCGAGGCGGTCCAGATCACCGCCGCCGCCACCCACGGCTGCGGCTTCTGCGTCGCGGGCCACACCGCCATCGCCGAGAAGAAGGCGCACCTGCCGGCGGAAACCATCACCGCCCTGCGCGGCAAGGCGGAAGTGCCGGATGCCAAGCTCGATGCCGTGGCCCGCTTCACCGAATCCGTGATCGCCCATCGTGGCGCGGTGCCGGAAGCCGACCTTGCGACGTTCAAGGCGGCCGGCTTCAGCGACCAGCAGGCGCTGGAAGTGGTGCTCGGCGTCAGCCTCGCGACGCTCTGCAACTTTGCCAACAACCTCGGCCAGCCGCCGCTGAACGAACAGCTCGCCGCCTATCGCTGGGAGCCTGCCAAGCCGGTGGCCGCCGAATGAGCGCCCTGCCCGCGCGCCCATTGGCCGATCCGCGCTGCGACGGCTGGCTCACCGAGGCGGCCGACGCGCTCGATACCGGCGCCACGCTCTGCGAGGATCTGCTCCCGCGTCTCGCGGCGGCGGGGCTTCCGGCCGTCGGCGTGCCGCAGGCCCGAGGCGGCGCGGGCGGCACGGTGATCGACGCGCTCGAGGCGCTTTCGGAGGTGGCGAGCCATTCGCTCGCAGCCGCCTTCGTTCTGTGGGGCCACCGGACCTACATCGAATATCTGCTGCAAAGCCCCAACCTCGCGCTGGCTGACGCGTTGCTACCGGACCTCCTGACCGGCACGCAGGCGGGTGCAACGGGCCTGTCCAACGCCATGAAGCATCTTGCCGGCATGGAGCCGCTGCAGGTGACCGCGGTGACGGACGGAACGGCCCTGAAGGTGAACGGCGCCCTGCCCTGGGTGACAAACTTGCGGCCGCAGGGGTTCCACGTGGCGGCGGCGGTGGACGGGCCGGACGGCGTGCCTTTCGTTGCCAGCTTCGCCGGGACGGACGGCGGTGTCTCCCGCTCGGACGATCTCGAACTCATCGGCCTGCGCGGTACCAACACCGCAGCGATCACGCTCGCCGACGTGCGCCTCCCGGCCGGCCGCATCATTGCGGTGAATGCGCGCGAATGGCTGCCGCGCGTCCGGCCGGCTTTTGCCGGTCTGCAATGCGGCATGTCCATCGGGCTCGCGCGCCGGGCCCTTGCGGAAGCGCGGGATGCCGGCGGCGCGGGCCGCGGCATCCTCGCCCAGCCGCTCTCTGAGACCACGCAGCGGCTGGAAGCGGCGCAGTCGGCCCTTTTTGCGGGGCTGCGCAGCCGCGCCTTCGAGGCGGACGTGGCACCGCTGTTCGAGATCCGCATCGCGCTCGCCGAAGTGGTGGCCGAGGCGGTGGCGCTGGAGCTTCAGGCGCTGGGCGGCAAGGCCTATCTCGCCGGACCGGGGCGGGGCTTTGCCCGCCGCAGCCGCGAGGCCGCCTTTATCCCGGTCATCACGCCCAGTCTCGTGCAGCTCAAGACGGCTCTGGCCAAGCGCCGCGAGCAGGCGGCATGACATCGCCCGCGCTCGTGGCAGACGGCATCAGCCTGCGCTATCCCGGCGCCGAGCGCCGGGTTCTGGCCGATTTTTCGCTCAGCCTCGACGCGGGTGAGGTGGTGGCTCTGCTCGGCCCCTCCGGCGTCGGCAAGTCGAGCTTACTGCGGGTGCTGGCGGGTCTTCAGCCGCCTGATGGCGGGCGCATCGTCATGGATGGCGCGCCGGTGACGACCGTCCATCCCCGCCTTGCCCTCGCCTTCCAGAGCCCCGGCCTGCTGCCCTGGCTCGATCTGGAGCACAACGTCGCCTTCGGCCTCGACTTCAAGCGCCAGCCTAAACTCTCCCGCGCCGAGCGGCGGGAGCGGGTGGAGCACGCCATTGCCGAGGTGGGCTTGAGCCACGCCCGCCGCCTCAAGCCGGCGGCGCTCTCCGGCGGCATGGCCCAGCGGGCGGCGCTCGCCCGTTGCCTCGCCCGCAAGCCGCAGGTGCTGCTGCTGGACGAGCCTTTTGGTGCGCTGGACGAGGTAACGCGGGCCGAGATGCAGGACCTGCTGCTGAAGGTCGTGCGCGATTACGGCACGGCCGCGGTACTCGTGACCCACGACATCGACGAGGCGCTGCTGGTGGCCGACCGCGTGGTGCTGCTCGGCGGCGCGCCCGGCCGGGAGATCGGCCAGTGGTCCATCGACCTGCCGAAGCCGCGCGGCGCCTTCATTTCCGAACTCGGGGCCGTGCGGGTGGAGATTTTGACCACCCTGCGCAACGCCATCCGCGAACAGTGAACGGGGGACACATGCTCACCGACGATTTCTTCTCGCGCCGCGATGTCATGCGGCTCTCCGCGCTGCTCACCGCCGCCGGCGCCGCGCCCTTCCTGCAGGCGGGCTCGGCCCGTGCGCAGGAGAAGGACGCGCCGGTTCGCGTTGGCTATCTGCCGATCACCGACGCCACCCCGCTCCTCGTCGCCCACGGCAAGGGCTTCTACGAGGCTGAGGGCCTGAAGGCGGAAAAGCCGGTGCTGTTCCGCAGTTGGTCGCAGATCGTGGAGGCCTTCCTCTCGGGACAGGTGAACGTGGTGCACCTGCTCTCGCCCATCACGGTGTGGGCGCGCTATGGCAGCAAGGCCCCGGCCAAGGTGGTGGCGTGGAATCACACCTCCGGCTCGGGCCTCTCCGTTGGCCCGGACATTCAGTCGGTGAAGGATCTCGGCGGCAAGACCGTCGCCATTCCCTTCTGGTACTCGATCCACAATGTGGTGCTTCAGGCGCTTCTGAAGGAGAACGGTCTCACCCCCGTCTCCAAGAAGACCGGCACGCCGGCTGCCAATGAGGTGAACCTCCTCATCATGGCGCCGTCGGACATGGTGCCCGCGCTCGCCGCCAACCAGATCGCCGGCTACATCGTTGCCGAGCCGTTCAATGCCGCCGCCGAGGTGCTGAAGGTGGGCCGCGTGCTGCGCTTCACCGGCGATGTCTGGAAGGATCACGCCTGCTGCGTGGTCTTCATGCAGGAAAAGGATCTGGCCGAGCGGCCGGAATGGTCGCAGAAGGTGGTGAACGCCATCGTCAAGGCGCAGGCCTGGACCCGCGCCAACCGGGGCGAGACGGCGGAGCTGCTCTCCAAGGACAATCCGAACAAATACACGCCCCACAGTCTCGAAGTGCTGAAGCGCGTGCTCGATCCCGCGGCCGCCGACGAGAGCGCCTATGTGGCCTCCGGCGCCATCCGTCATCCGGACTGGCGCGAGAAGCGTATCGACTTCCAGCCCTATCCCTTCCCGAGCTACACCGAGGAACTGGTAACGCGCCTCAAGGGCACGCTGGTGGAAGGCGATCGCGGCTTTCTCGATGCGCTCGATCCCGCCTTCGCGGCCAAGGATCTGGTGGACGACCGCTTCGTGAAGGCGGCGCTCGCAAGCTCCGGAGGCCTTGCCGCCTTCGGCCTGCCGGAGAGCTTCACACGCACCGAGGTCGTCTCGGCGTGAACCCGCGTCCGGAGATCGTCCAACCGTCCGCGCCGGTGGCGAAAGCCGCCGCAGCCAAACGTGGGCGGGTCGGGCGGGCGCTGCTTGGTCTGGCGGGGCTCGCCCTGTTGCTGGTGCTGTGGTGGCTGGCCTCGGACGTGCTCGCGCGTCCGGGCAGCTTCGCGCAGAAGTTCTCACCCACCACCGCTCTGCCCGCGCTCTGGCGGCTGCTGCTGCAGTCGGACCTGCCGCTGAACATCCTCGTCAGCCTCAAGCGGGTGCTGGTGGGCCTTGGCATTGCGCTGGCCGTCGGCGTGCCCGTCGGGCTCTTGGTTGGCAGTTCGCGGCAGGCGGAGGCGGCGACAACGCCGGCCTTCCAGTTCCTGCGGATGATCTCACCCCTGTCCTGGATGCCCATCGCCGTGATGGTGTTCGGGGTGGGTGACGCGCCCATCTATTTCCTGCTCGCCTTCGCCACCGTCTGGCCCATCCTGCTGGCCACGGCGGCGGGCGTGCGGCAGATCGATCCGCAATGGCTGCTGGTGTCCCGCAGCCTTGCGGCCACGGGTTGGGAGACGCTGTCACGCGTCATCCTGCCGGCCATACTCGGCCATGTGCTCACCGGCGTGCGGCTGGCCATCGGCATCGCCTGGATCGTGCTCGTTCCCTGCGAAATGCTCGGCGTTTCGGCCGGGCTCGGCTACTTCATCCTCGATACGCGGGATCGCCTCGCCTATCCCGAGCTGATGGCCACCATCCTCGTCATCGGCATCATCGGCTTCGCCCTTGATGCCTGCGCGCGTGCCCTCGTGGAGCGTCTGGCCCCCGGACGGGGCTGAGCGGGAGGGGACGGCCGAATGCCGTCCGTCCCTCTCCGCCGGGCCGGACCATCCACGCCTCATCCCTGCATGCTGCGCCAGCGGTGCGGGGTGGTGCCGGCGAAGCGCCGGAAGACGGTGGTGAAATGCGCCTGCGTCTGGAAACCCACCGACAGCGCGATCTGGACCAGCGGCTCGGTGCTCTCGCGCATGAGCTGCTGCGCCCGCTCGACGCGGCACTTCAGCAGATACTCGTGCGGGCGAAGCCCCGTCGCGATGCGGAACTGGGCGGCAAAATGCATGCGGCTGAGGCCCGCCGCCGCGGCCATGTCGGCGAGGGTCACCGTCTCGCAGAGACGCTCCTGCACATGCGCCATGACACGCTTCAGGCGCCACTTCGGCAGGCCGGGCCGAACCCGCGCGGGAGCCGGTGCCGGCAAAGCCTCGTCCACCTGCGGCGCATGGGACTGTCCGTCGAGAGTGAGGATGCGGGCGACGATGGCGAGGCGCAGCGCATCCGCATGGAGGCCGCCGGCCGAATCCACCTCCGCGCTCTGGAGCGCCTGGGAGAGTTGCGCAACCACACGGTCGTCCACGAGGGTGCGGCGGTGGTCGGCGGGACGCGCCAGCAGGCTGTCCAGACCGACGAGGGTCTGGCCCGCCGCCCGCGCCTGGGAAATGGCCAGCACGAGACCCATGTGGGGCAGGTGCACCGACAGGACATCGCCGCTTTCCTCGCCCGCCGGACGCGGCAGGGCATCGGCGCCGGACTGGTCACCGGCGAGTAGTGCGATGACCCCACCCGCGCGGAGGTCCGGGAGATACGGTGCGACATGGAAAGACATGCGAATACCCCACGTGCTTGAAGGTGGATCACGTTCGGGCCGGATCAGCGGCTCGGTGACATCAGCATGGGGAAACGGCGCTCACCCCTCCATCCTACGTCATGGTCGGGGACACAGCAGATGGGCGGTTGAGACCATACCTTCGTATATTCCGGATCGTCGCCCCGGACGGTAGCGTGGCCTCGCACGGCTACCAGAACGTGAAAGACGGGACAGGTATTGGACAAGACGGCGCCTCGCGCGCTGCTAGTTTTGATGTCTGATGCGTCACGCGGGGGCGGGAGAGGATATTGTCGAGGTCATCGGCCGAGCGGCCGTCCCAGTGCTGGATGCGCCTGCTCATGATAGGCGGCCTGTGCACCGTCATCTTTCTCATCGACACCCTGTCGCCGATGGATATGGCCATTGCCGTGCTTTACGGCGCCGTGGTCCTTTTCGCCTCTGCCGAACTCGACCGCCGCGGGCTCCTTCTGGTCAGCGGAGGGTGCGTCCTCCTCACGGTCCTGAGCTTCATCATCACCCACGGCGAGGCCTATACGCTCGCGGCGACCATGCGCGCCGTGGTGGCCATTGCCGCCATCGCCATCACCACGCTCCTCGCGCGGCGAAACCAGGATGCCACCGCCTCCCTGCGGGATCAGGCGGCCCTGCTCGACCTGTCGCACGATGCCATCTTCGTGCGCGACCTCGGCGGGGTCATCACCTACTGGAGCCGGGGGGCGCATCATCTCTACGGCTGGAGCGCCTCCGAGGCGGTGGGCCTGCAAACCGAGGCGCTGCTGCGGACGCGCTTTCCCTGCCCGCTCGACCACATCATGGCGGAGCTTGAAAGCACGGGGCAGTGGGACGGGGAACTCGTCCACACCACCCGCGATGGCCGCAAGGTGGTGTGCCTCAGTCGCTGGTCGCTCCAGCGGGAGGCGCAAGGCCGGCCCGCGCGCATCATGGAGACGAATCACGACATCACGGCCCGCAAGCAGGCCGAGGACGATCTCCATCAGGCGCGCAGCGACATCGCTTATGTGACGCGCCTGAGTACGCTGGGCGAGCTCGCCACCTCCATTGCCCACGAGGTCAACCAGCCGCTCGCCGCCATCGTGACCAATGGCGAGGCGGGCCTGCGCTGGCTGCAGCGGGACGTGCCGGATCTCGGCGAGGTCCAGCTGAGCATGAGCCGCATGATCTCGAACGCCCAGCGCGCGAGCAACGTCGTGGGACGCCTGCGCGCGCTGGTGCGCAGGGACGCGCCCGACCATCTGCCGCTCGATGGCGGTGAACTGGTCGAGGACTGCCTGCTGCTGCTGGAGCGCGAGCTGGCGAACAACCGGGTGAAGGTCTGCCCCTCCTTCCCGCCCGACCTGCCCCGGGTGCGCGGCGACCGGGTGCAGCTTCAGCAGGTGGTGATCAACCTCGTCCTCAATGCCGCTCAGGCCATGCAGGCGGTGCCCGAGGAGGAGCGCGTGCTGCGCATCAGCGTCCACTGCGACGGGGCGACGCCGGCCCCCTGCCTGCTCATCGAGGTGGAGGACAGCGGACCGGGCGCGCCGCCGCAGGTGCTGAACGCGCTCTTCACCCCTTTCTTCACCACCAAGAAGGACGGCATCGGGATCGGCCTCTCCATCTCGCGCTCCATCGTGGAGGCCCATGAGGGACGCATCCTCGCAACCCCGGCCGAGCCGCGGGGGCTGCGCATGACCGTTCAACTCCCGATCACCGGCGACATGGCAGCGCCCGGTCTGCAGGAGAAGGCCTCGTGATGAAGGTCCAGAAATCCCGCAAGGAAACGGCGCCCGCGACACCCGTGGTGATCGTGGTGGACGACGACGCAGGTCTGCGGGAGGCCCTGTCCAGCCTGTTCCGTTCGGTTGGCCTTGAAGTGGCGCTCTTCGCCTCGGCGCTGGAGATGCTCGCCGCCCCCCTGCCCGACGCGCCACGCTGCCTCGTGCTCGACATCCGCCTGCCCGGCGTCAGCGGGCTCGACTTCCAGCAGCAGTTGACGCGGCAGGACGTGGACATGCCCATCATCTTCATGACCGGACACGGGGATATTCCCATGTCGGTGCGGGCCATGAAGGCGGGCGCCCTCGATTTCCTGACCAAGCCGTTCCGCGATCAGGACATGCTCGACGCGGTGCTGGCAGCCATCGCCATGGATCGCACGCGCCGCGACGAACGGGCCGCGTCCGACCACGTCCGCACGCTCTATGAGAGCCTGACCGAACGGGAGAAGCAGATCATGGGACTGGTCACCTCCGGCCTCATGAACAAGCAGGTGGCCGCGGAGGTGGGGCTCAGCGAGATCACGGTGAAGATCTATCGGGGCAACGTCATGCGGAAGATGGCCGCACGTTCCTTCGCCGACCTCGTGCGCATGGCGGAGGCGGTGGGCCTCAGCAAGCCGAAGGCCTGAGCCGCCAAACGTGTGTATGATACTCCTGAGGCCCTTCGAGGGCCTATGGTGAGCCTCGATGCGGTGCGCATGCCGAACGGCAGCGCGCCCCAAGAGGTGCTGACGTGTCTGTTTCTCCGATGATCACGATCATCGACGACGACGAGTTCGTCCGTCTCGCGACCGAGAGTTTCATGCGGTCGCTGGGTTTCGAGACCCGGACCTTTGCCTGCGCAGAGGACTTCTTCTCGTCGCCGCTCCGACATGCCACGGACTGCATCATCACCGATGTGCAGATGCCGGGCATGAGCGGCGTGGAGCTTCTCGCCCGTCTGCGCGCTGAAGGAAGCGCCGTGCCGGTGATCGTCGTGACGGCCTTTCCCAGCGACCGCATCCGCTCCCGCGCCACGGAACTCGGGGCGCTGGGTTTCTTTCCGAAGCCCTTCAGCGGCGCCGACATTGTGGCCTGCATCGAGAAGGCCGTCGGGCCCGGACCGGCCGGCCCCTGAGCGTCTCGTTTCAGCTCGACAGGACGGTTGCGCCGGCGGCCAGCACGATCAATCCAAGGACGATGAAGCCCCAGGTTCGCCAACTCGGTGGTGCGCTGGCGGGCGCGCGGTTGTCTTCCTCACTCCGGGCCCTATAGAGCTCCCCGACGGCAGGGTCTCCATCGGCAATCCGGTCCCCGCGCTGGGGCGGCTCCCAAGCGCTTTGCGGCCGGTTTCCGCTGGCCTCGTCGTCAGTCCCGAGGGGAGCTGCGGCGAGATCGGCATAGCGGATCTTGTCCCGGGTCTGCCCCGCATCCGTGGCATGGCGCACCTTCTGGGCATCGGTCATGGAATGGTCCTCGCCTTGCGGCCGAAACGGCCGGCTCCCCCGGTGAATGCCTGCGGGGCGTCGGCGTTCCCCTCTCCCGATTAACGGCCGCCGCCCGGAACAGCGCAGGCGAGCGGGCGTTGCCTCCAGGACACCCAAGGAGGCATCCATGAAAAAATACCTGACCGCTGCCGTGGCAGCGGGCGCGATCCTGTGCGCCGCTCCCGTGATGGCCCAGTCGCTCGGGGAGAAGACCGGCGTCAACGCCGCGCTCGGTGTCACGCCCTCCACGCAGGACTTCGTAACGCAGGCCGCCGTCAGCGACATGTTCGAGATCGAGAGCGCAAAGCTCGCGGTGGAACGTACGTCCGATGCTCCCACCAAGGCGTTCGCCCAGCAGATGATCACCGATCACACCAAGACATCGCAGGAACTGAAGGGGCTGGTCTCCTCGGCAAACCTTCAGGTCAACCTGCCGACCAGCCTCGACAAGAGCCATCAGGACAAGCTCGACCGGCTGCGCAGCCTGAATGGCGCGGAATTTACTGACGCCTATCACAAGATGCAGGAAGACGCGCACAAGGACGCCGTATCGCTGTTCAAGCGCTACGCCTCCGGTGGGGAGTCGGCGCCCCTGAAGGACTGGGCGGGCAAGACCCTGCCCGCGCTGGAGCACCACCTGAAGGTCGCGGACGACCTCAACAAGTGAAACCGCTCGACTATAGCGGCCCCGTCGCCCCGTCCCGCCGCGCCCGATCGGGCGGAACGAAGCGGCCGCGCCCGGCC
The Azorhizobium caulinodans ORS 571 genome window above contains:
- a CDS encoding fumarylacetoacetate hydrolase family protein, giving the protein MKLLRYGPAGQEKPGLLDEAGKIRDLSGVISDLTGEAITPEGLAKLKTLDVSSLPVVEGTPRYGAPVANVAKFIAIGLNFTDHAAESNLPIPSEPVVFMKATSCIQGPNDAVVIPRGSKKTDWEVELGIVIGKRASYVTKDEALDHVAGYVLINDVSEREYQIERGGTWDKGKGCDTFGPIGPWLVTSDEVGDVQQLGMWLDVNGQRRQTGNTSTMIFDVKTIVSYLSEFMTLLPGDIITTGTPPGVGMGIKPEAVYLKAGDVIELGIDKLGRQKQTCVAWEKK
- the rhmD gene encoding L-rhamnonate dehydratase; this translates as MSVPTIREVRAYVVRGGGGDYHDQQGTHWIDDHIATPMSKYPAYRQSRRTFGINVLGTLVVEVEASDGTVGFAVTTGGEPAAWIVEKHLARFIEGAKITDIELMWDQMYRSTLYYGRKGLVVNTISGVDLALWDLLAKWRKEPVYHLLGGAVRDELQFYATGARPDLAKEMGFIGGKMALHHGPAEGEEGLRKNLDILNDMRNKVGKDFWLMQDCWMALDVEYATRFSTIAWNEMGLKWTEEALPPDDYWGYAALKKNAPKGHLITTGEHEATRWGFKMLLDMECCDIIQPDVGWCGGITELIKITALADAAGVLVVPHGSSVYSYHFVITRHNSPFAEFLMMHPVPDQVVPMFTPLLLDEPVPVNGRLKLDDTPGFGVRLNPECKLSRPYTH
- a CDS encoding MFS transporter — encoded protein: MVSNPTLERAVARARLRLVPFLLLMYVLAFLDRANIGFAKDAFQASAGISAAAYALGAGLFFLTYAAFEVPSNLIMHRVGAKIWMCRIMVTWGLVSAAMMFTQGEMSFYALRLLLGAAEAGFFPGVILYVTYWFPQEKRGQILGLFYFGAPISFILGSPLSGLLLEFHGAWGLEGWQWMFLIEGLLASIVGIWAFWYLDDKPADAKWLPADERKALVAAIATEEKAKESHGHAGLKAAFANPRILHFVVIYFLIQMSVYGVVFYLPTQVAALLGKKVGLEVGLVAAIPWICAMAATYFIPRLADQTGKHRSLAALTLAVSGAGIAVSAGTPPAVALVALCFAAAGFIAVQPMFWTFPTRYLGGVAAAAGIALVNAMGALGGFFAPNVKNWADATFGAPAGLYVLAATTFIGVLAILALGAARQPVAGATPVTARGDR
- a CDS encoding IclR family transcriptional regulator, translating into MSVASVGNGPDESGPESKAAGPAGSQAVMRALDVLEAAASDPIDLGTLASSLGLTRSTAHRLASGLAARGYLRLAPGEGYSLGPKVMELGARARAQRPLARIARPHLEALASETEDTVHLGVLEGDWALYLDKLPGRRRFEISSRVGERHPVWSTGLGKALILDGDAATWERFFEIGSARGPNREQARTAWLGRMSNYADWGYAFDLEENEPRVRCVAAPIRDASGLTVGAISVSSASHYMDDARMKALSQMVTGTADRISGELGWRRRPSGQ
- a CDS encoding carboxymuconolactone decarboxylase family protein gives rise to the protein MSRLPLRTIADAPEAARPFLETAEKNNGYLPNLLRVLANAPVALETYLTVSGINARASLNLSEREAVQITAAATHGCGFCVAGHTAIAEKKAHLPAETITALRGKAEVPDAKLDAVARFTESVIAHRGAVPEADLATFKAAGFSDQQALEVVLGVSLATLCNFANNLGQPPLNEQLAAYRWEPAKPVAAE
- a CDS encoding acyl-CoA dehydrogenase family protein: MSALPARPLADPRCDGWLTEAADALDTGATLCEDLLPRLAAAGLPAVGVPQARGGAGGTVIDALEALSEVASHSLAAAFVLWGHRTYIEYLLQSPNLALADALLPDLLTGTQAGATGLSNAMKHLAGMEPLQVTAVTDGTALKVNGALPWVTNLRPQGFHVAAAVDGPDGVPFVASFAGTDGGVSRSDDLELIGLRGTNTAAITLADVRLPAGRIIAVNAREWLPRVRPAFAGLQCGMSIGLARRALAEARDAGGAGRGILAQPLSETTQRLEAAQSALFAGLRSRAFEADVAPLFEIRIALAEVVAEAVALELQALGGKAYLAGPGRGFARRSREAAFIPVITPSLVQLKTALAKRREQAA